In Sulfitobacter guttiformis, the genomic stretch ATCCAGCGTGTATTGAGCGCTGATATACTACGCGCAACCTTGTCCCACTGACCGTCCACCCATTCAGGCATCCGCTTTTCCTCGGGGCGCAAACGCGTCTCATAAACCATGAGAATCGCTGCATCCAGTATCCCGTCCGCTGTTGCCTCCAGCGTCAGCGTATCCCAGCGCCGCGCGCCGCCAGGATAAAGTCTGTCACCACCACGCGCATCAAGATATGCTGTTATAACGCGGCTGTCATAGAGTGTTGGCCCGTCGGGACGCTCAAGCGCAGGCACTTTTGCCAAAGGATTCTTTGCCAGCAAGGACGCATCAGAGGCCAAAGGCGTAGTTGCCACATTTATTAACTCGACATCATCCCGCTGCCCGGTTTCTTCGAGCAAAATCATCACTTTGCGTACATATGGCGATGTGGGGGCGTAAAACAGCTTCATGATGGGGGTCCTTTGATTTGCTTTGTCGTCACTCTTTACCTGAACATCGCCCAAGGCAACCATCTGTTAGCCATGATCAAGGTCGCGCATCATGGCGGCCAGAGTCTCGACCTCGCTGCCGATCCCGCCTGCCACCATTTCTTGGGCAGCACTTTTGCGCGCCTTATCAGGCTTATTCTGGCCAAGCTTCCAAGTGCCGTCGACTGCGGTCAGCGTAAACCGGAACGGCACAATCATCCGCATCATCCTGTCTAAAACTTCCGGCGACATCTTGGCCGTCGTCCAAGGGGTTTTTGGCAACAATTGTGCTTCGTAAGCCGCTGTTTGGCGGTCAAGCATCTCGTGCATGACCTCCTGCGGTAGCTGCTCCAGCTTGCCGGTGAGATGCACCGCAATATAATTCCATGTGGGCACCTGTTCGGCAACGCCGTACCAGTCTGGCGAAACATAGCTGTCTGGCCCCGATACGAGTAATGTTGCCTGATGCACGCCCTCGCCTATCCGCACGATCGGGTTGGAGCGTACCAAGTGCAGCTCCGCCGCCGTCCCGTCATCGTTCAATAAAAACGGGATGTGGCTAATATGCGGGCCTCCCTCGCCGTTCACCACAAGAACGCCGAAGCCGCGATTGCGCGCAAACGCAATATTCTGTGCGCTACCAATATCACGAAACACCGGATTGGGATGCATAGCGCCCTCCTGAAACTGCGACGCATTAAGCTATTGCAGACCCTGTGCCCCCTTGGCAATCTGTACGTATTCTCAGGGCGGGGTGAAACTCCCCACCGGCGGTATGGAGGGGATCCTCCGAGCCCGCGAGCGCAAGCGCCCCCTAACGGGTCGCTTGGTCAAGCAGATCCGGTGCGATGCCGGAGCCGACGGTAATAGTCCGGATGGAAGAGAATGCAGGACAAAAGTCGCACCTTCTCAGGCGCGGCTGTTGGTCTGTTATCGCCTTGGGTGGACGTGTCAAACCTAAAGGAGATTACCCATGTCAGACACCCCCGCCCGCTTCGCTTTTGTAAAAGCACAGTGGCACGCCGACATTGTCGACCGTGCCTATGATGGTTTCGCCGAGGGCGTGCCAAACGAACAGGTTGATGTCTTTGACGTTCCGGGCGCATTTGAGATGCCGCTCAAGGCTCAACAACTGGCCAAATCTGGCAAATATGACGCCATAATTTGCGCCGCTTTCGTGGTTGACGGCGGCATCTACCGCCATGATTTTGTTGCCGCGGCGGTGGTCGACGGCCTCATGCGGGTCGGCCTCGATACTGGCGTACCCGTCCTGTCTGTCTCGCTTACACCGCATCACTACCAAGAAACAGATCACCACAATACGATCTATCGTGCGCATTTTGTAGAAAAAGGACGTGAAGCCGCGCGCGCCGCTCTGGCGATAACCGCCCGAACCTAGCCCAGATAGGCCCGCAATTCCGGTGGTGGATTGTCCATCAGATCTGCCACTGGACGCGGACTGTTTGCGCGACCACCCTCGACAAAAATTACTTCGTCCGCGATGCGCCGCACATCTTCGGGTGCATGGGTCACCATGACCATTGCCGCCCCCGTCTGCATCACCATTTCTTGCACCAGATCCAGCATCTCATTGCGCAACGCCGGTCCCAGCGCCGCAAACGGCTCATCGAGCAGCACCAGCGGTTGCGCCTGAACCAGCACACGCGCCAGCGCCACACGACTCTGCTGTCCTCCTGAAAGCAGTCCAGGTTTAACACCCGCGAACTGCGCCAGTTCCACACGCTCCAAAGCAGTCTCGACCACCTGACGTTGCTCAGCCGTGAGCCGCAGATCAGGCCGCATTCCCAGTCCGACATTCTGCGCAACGCTGAGATGCGGGAACAGATTGTTGTCCTGAAACAACATCGTCATGGCGCGCGCACCAGGGGCAGCATCAGTGATATCCTCGCCCTCGAACAACATGCGCCCCGAGGTCAGCGGCACAAAGCCGCACAGCGCTGCAAGCAGCGTGGATTTTCCAGCGCCAGAGGGCCCAATGACAGCATACTTTCGCCCCGCCTCCAGCGTCAGATCAGCCCTCAGCAAAAAATCGCCTTGCGCAATCAGCGCATCCTCAAGCCTCAGCATGCCAGCGCCCCGCTTTGTCACATATCCAAAAAATTCCTAGGCTCAGCGCAAGGAGGATAAGCGCAGCCCCTGCTGCTGCGTCCATTCGGTAAGCGCCCATCAGGCGCACCATCTGCAAGGGCAGTGTCACGCGCTCCGGATCCGCAAATAAAGCGATCACTCCCAAATCTCCCATCGAGAGCGCCCCCGTCAAACCCGCAGCAAACCCGATCTGCGCGCGCAGCCTCGGCAACAGCAGAACACGCCACAGCCGCCAACCCCGAATACCCAGCATCGCGCTTAGCCGCCCGTATTGTGCCACTGTATCGCGCATCGGCGGCACCAGAATGCGCAAGGCAAACGGCAATGCCATCATAGCGTTGACCAGAACCGTCACCGGCAGTGCAAAGTCAAACGGATCGGCATAAGGGTTGATCATAATAAACCACCCCGTTCCAATCATCAGCGGCGAAGCAGACAGACCCAACAGGCCTACAGCCTCCACACCAACACCCCTGCGCCCGGCAATCCAACCCGCCATAGGCAGCGCAAGAAAAAGCAATAATGCGATGCTCGCGAGCGCCACGGCAATCGATGTCCCTGCAGAGCTGTAGACTGCGACCGGCATCTGAGGGAGCCCCAGAAGCCCACGCCAGACCAGCGCCAACAGCGGTAACATCAAAAACAGGGCCGCGAGGAAGATGACTACCGCGTCGCCCGCGCGCTGCGCCCCGCCACGTGCGTCCCATCGCGGCATAATTCGGTCCAGACCGCCGCCGACGCGCACCCTTGGCACCAGCCAGAGTGCGATCATCGCGATACTGCCCGCCAGCACCAACTGCACGAGGGACAAAAGCGCCGCTCGCCCTAAATTAAAATCAAACCGGAAAGCCTGATAAATCGCCAGTTCGATCGTGGTCGCCCGCGGACCGCCCCCCAGCGTCAGTGCCACAGCAAAACTGGTCAGGCACATCACAAACACGAGCGCCAAGGCCCCAGGCACCACCTGCATCAGCATCGGCATCTCGACTGCCCGAAACACTGCACGCGGCGACAGCCGCAGCTGCGCTACGAGGCGGAACCGCTCTGCGGGAATACCCTGCCACCCCTGCAACAAAAGGCGCGTTGCGAGGGGCATGTTGAAAAACACATGGGCGAGTACAACACCCTGTAGTCCATAAATTGATACCGTAGGCAGGCCCAGCCCCTCCAGCCCCGCATTTACCCATCCATTGCGCCCAAAAACCGCTAAAAGCCCCAGCACAGCAACAATTACCGGCAAAATGAAAGGGGCGCCCAGAAGTGTGACAAGCACCCCGCGCCCGACGAACCGTCGCCGTGCAAGTGCCCGCGCCACCGGCACTGCAAGGATGCAGGAGAGGATAGATGAGCAAGCTGCCTGCACAACTGTGAACCGTACAGCCGCCCAATCGCTCGGCCCCAATCCAACCCCCAACTCCGCACGGCTCGCGACAGCTGCCAGTGCAAGCAGGATCAACGACAGCACAATCAGTGCCGCGCTGAACCCCGACTTTGGACTGATTGAAGCGCCGGTTACTGCGACAGCGCTTTGAGCCATTCGGCCAAAGCCTCCTCACGCACTGCAGGCACTTCGTCGACTGGCGTCAGCAACGCTTTTGCCGGAACAATCAACGTTTCAAACCCTTCGGGAAGCCCTCCCGCAGGTGTCACAGCGGGATACATCCAGTTCGTTGTCGGCAAAATCGTTTGAGCCGCCTCACCGACCATAAAGTTCAGAAACAAATCGGCTAGCTCGGGCTGGTCCGTTCCCGCCAGTTTGCCCGCAACTTCGATTTGCATGTAATGACCTTCGTCAAATGCCGCTGCCGCTTTGCCGTCATCTTGTTCCGCAATCAGGTGGTAGGCAGGTGAGGTTGTATAGCTCAGAACCATATCGGCCTCGCCCTCCAGAAACAGGCCGTAAGCTTCCGACCAGCCTTTTGTCACGGTTACGACATTGTCGGCCAGACCGTCCCAGATTGCCGGCGCATCATCGCCATACGCTGCTTTCACCCACATCAGCAGACCCAGACCGGGTGTCGAGGACCGCGGATCCTGAATAACGATCTTCAGATCACTTTCACCCAGCGCTGTGAAATTCGCAGGCGGGATCAGATCCTTGTTGTGGACAAACGCGAAATAGCCCCAGTCATATGCAGCAAAAACAGGGTCCGCCCACGCAATGGGAAGTGTATATTCCGCCTCTACCGCAGTCTCTGCAAACAGACCTGTTTCTTTTGCCGCCGCGATCAGGGAAGTATCAAGACCCATCACCACATCCGCATCAGAGCGCTCCCCTTCCAGCTTAAGCCGAGCCAAAAGTGCGGCCCCGTCCCCGAGACCGACAAGCTTGAGATCGCAGCCGCAGGTCTCTTCAAAAGCTTTTTCGATTGCAGGACCTGGCCCCCATTCGCTCACAAAACTGTCATAGGTATAGACAACTAGTTCGGGCGTCTCCGCCAATGCAGCGGTCGCCGCCAGTGTTGCAGTCGCAAACGTGAGATACTTCATCGCATCCTCCAAATTGCGGCGCAGAGAGGTGATGGAAGTATGTCCAGACCTTCCCTCCGCCGGTGTTAACCGGTTCAGGTTCGACGGGTCAGCTTTCGCAATCTCAGCACAAAGGTGCTCCCCGAGGTATGAACAGGGTTAGGAGGGGCGCGTCCCTTTGGCAAGCCAAAACCACTTGAGGCACTGCCGCTCGCCCGCTAAGGCAGTGTGCAAAGGAGACCTCCCATGTCGATGAACAGCTTTGGCCATCTTTTCCGCGTGACCACTTGGGGCGAAAGCCACGGCCCTGCATTGGGGGCAACTGTCGATGGCTGCCCTCCTGGCGTCGAGGTCACGCCTGAAATGATCCAGCACTGGCTCGACAAGCGCAAACCAGGCCAGAACAAATACACTACTCAGCGCCGTGAGGCAGACGAGGTACGGATTCTGTCCGGTACCTTCGAGGGCGTCACGACCGGCACACCAATCCAACTAATGATCGAGAACACCGATCAACGCTCCAAGGACTATGGCGACATCAAGGATAAGTTTCGCCCCGGTCATGCCGATATTACCTATTTCCAGAAATACGGTGTGCGGGATTATCGCGGCGGCGGGCGTTCCTCGGCGCGCGAAACGGCTAGCCGCGTAGCCGCAGGCGGTCTGGCCCGTGAGGCGATCAAAGCGATTGCCCCGAATGTCCAGATCACAGGCTACATGGTGCAAATGGGCCCTAACAAGATCAACCGCGATGCCTTTGACTGGGACCAGATTGCGCAAAACCCGTTTTGGGTACCCGATGCGCAGGCCGCGACCGATTGGTCAGCCTATCTCGATGATCTGCGTAAATCAGGGTCCTCTGTAGGTGCGATAATCGAAGTCACCGCACGCGGCGTACCGGCAGGGATCGGCGCGCCAGTCTACGCCAAACTCGATACCGATCTAGCCGCCGCAATGATGAGCATCAACGCCGTCAAGGGCGTCGAGATTGGCGAGGGCATGTCCGCCGCGATGCTAACCGGAGAGCTTAACGCAGACGAAATCTTCATGGGGGATGACGGTCAGCCGCGCTATTCCTCCAACCACTCTGGCGGGATTTTGGGCGGGATCAGTACAGGTCAGGACATTGTTGTCCGCTTTGCGGTCAAGCCCACCTCGTCAATCCTCACCACCCGTAAGACAATCACGAAACAGGGCGAGGAAACCGAGATTATTACTAAAGGTCGCCATGACCCCTGTGTTGGTATTCGCGCCGTGCCTGTGGGCGAAGCGATGATGGCTTGTGTTATTCTTGACCACCTTCTGCTGCACCGCGGCCAGATTGGTACAAATCGCGGGCACATCGGTTAGGGGCGGCTTAGAATATGTGGTATACCTTGCACCAACTGCTCCAATATACCCTACGGCAATCGTGAGCGGACTAGCATCCGCAACCCGGCATACTGCGGAACCAGAACACCCGCGAGGCGCGTGATTTCAACTTCCGGTAGTATCGTATGTGCTGGAGAGGCCGCACAAATCCACCGTGCATCTTAAGAAGCACGGCCCCCGAAATATCGGGTCTACATCTCCCGCCACTCGCTGCGGTGCGCAGAAAACAGCCTCTGTGCTCCCCGCGCAGGGCCGCGATTGAAATACTGTCAAACAACGCCACAATGCGTTCAACGTCATCTGCACCGGGCTGGCCAACCAGCAGGGTAAAAGCATCCGCCACAGCTTTGCTTTCGCAATACTCAAGCACACGCAGATAGGTTTTTTTGTCTTTGAACCCCTTATATAGATCGCCCCGCGTCAGCCCCATTCCCTCCAGCAAGTCTGGGAGGGAAGCATCCTGATCGCCATGCCGCCAAAAGACATCTGTCGCCTTGCGGATCGCCTCGACTTCGTCGAACTCTCTCGGCCGTGCCTTAAACTAACCTCAGTCTTATTTTGAACCAACCGATACAAAAATCACGCAGCTGCGTTTTGCAACATTCGGCTCCTAACTCCAAAGAGGGTTTGATACATAAATATAAATCCGAACAAGGAACCTACTTATAGGGCCTATCTCCTCTGCCCTGCTTGTCCTGTCTATCGCGCTCGCTGCACCTACGTTTACCGCCGCCGATCCAACTGGTACTTTTGGCGCCGCAAGCGATCATATTACGACAGGCTGTATCGCAGTTTCGAAAAATGCAAATGGCTCATACACCACCACCCTTAGTGACGGCTTCCCGCTTGATGGCGCCCCTGACCCAAGCGTGGACGTCGAAAAAGATGGCGCGTATGTCAGGGGCACCAGTGTCGGTGCTCTCAACTCCGTCAAAGGCGATCAAAGTTTTATCGTGCCCGCATTGGTTAACGTAGACGGCCTCAACGAGATCTACATCTGGTGGGACCAATTCGCCGTGCCCCTCGGTGTTGCGTTACTGAAATAATGTTGCGCGGGCAGCGGCTTGCACAGTTGCTGCCTGCTTGATCTTTTTGGCCCAAGGGCGCACATAAAATCATGGCGCAGAACATGACAGCAAACAGGCCGGGCACGGCGATCACACTCAGGCTGTGTTCTCTTTTTTTGTTCATGGTAATGGCGGCATTGATCAAAAGCGCCTCGGAAACTGTTCCACCGCCGCAGGCCGTCTTTTTTCGCTCCGTCTTTGCTTTTCCCGTGATCATTCTGTGGCTTTGGCAACAGCATGATCTGCGTACCGGTCTGATCCCCCAGAACTTCGTGGGCCATGTCTGGCGCGGCATCTTCGGCACCACGGCCATGGCGCTTACCTTTGGCGGCCTTGGCCTGCTGCCCCTGCCCGAAGTGACGGCAATCGGCTATGCCACACCGATGTTTACCGTCCTGTTTGCTGCAGTACTGCTGGGCGAGCGAGTGCGTCTATTTCGATTGTCCGCAGTGGCTTTGGGGCTGATCGGCGTGTTGATTGTGCTGGCACCGCGCCTTTCACTCGAGGCGGATGCGGTTACACGCACGGCCACTATAAGCGCCTTGATGGTGCTGGCCGCATCTGTGTTGCGTGCATTGGTACAGATCCATGTGCGAAAGCTGGTCCAGACCGAACACACGGCTGCCATCGTGTTTTACTTTTCACTGACTGCCACCTGCCTTTCGTTGCTCACCTATCCTCTGGGCGAGTTGACCGGCTGGAGCGCCCTCGACTGGATCACACCGACATGGCAGGTCGCGGGTTTAATGGTCGCGGCGGGCATGATCGGCGGGATTGCCCAGATTCTCGTTACGTCCTCGCTGCGCTTCGGCGCAGCCTCCATGCTCGCGCCTTTCGACTATTCCTCGATGATTTTTGCCAGCCTCATCGGATGGGCCGTATTTGGAGAACTGCCCACCGTGGCCATCCTTACTGGTGCCGCACTGGTGATCGCGGGCGGCGTGTTGATTATATGGCGCGAGCGCCAGTTGGGACTGGACAGAAGCAAATCAAAGGCCAATGTGCCCCCGCAAGGAACCCCGGAATAATGCCCCCTAAAGGAGACACCAGATGACCGACACCACAGACCACAAAACTAAAATGCAAGAACGTCAAACCGAACAACGCAAACGCGTGTCCGAGTTGAAAGACCCTGAAAAGGGGCTGGTTCTTGTCCATACCGGCGCAGGAAAGGGTAAATCCTCGTCCGCATTTGGCGTGATTGTACGTGCGCTGGGCTGGAAACAGAAAGTAGGCGTTGTGCAGTTCATCAAAGGCAAATGGAAAACCGGCGAGCGCCAGTTTTTCGACCGTCTGGGCGAGGTCACATGGCACACAATGGGGGAAGGTTTCACGTGGGATACCCAAGATAAGGACCGCGACATTGCAGCCGCCCAAGCGGCCTTTGCCAAAGGGCGCGAGATGATGGAAAGCGGTGAATACGACCTTATCGTCATGGACGAGATCAACATCGCGATGCGGTATGACTACCTTTCGGTTGCTGATGTCCTCGCAGGACTTGAGGCGCGGGACAAGCGAACAGGCGTTATACTGACCGGTCGTGACGCCAAACCGGAGCTCTGCGATTATGCCGATCTGGTCACAGAGATGACCGAGGTAAAGCACCCGTTCAAGGCAGGGATTAAGGCGCAGCGCGGTGTGGATTACTAAACCGCGCAAATCCGATTAGTCCCGCCAAACGGGAATCCCGTGCTAACCTCCAACTACTGACGGAGCGAATCGTCCCGCGAGAGGACGCGCACGTCCAACTGTGGAGGATTAATATGACTTTTACGAAACTTACGGCCCTGTGTGTCGGGCTCACGCTTGGTGCTGGGGCCGCATTTGCAGACTGCACCTCGACCAGCCAGTGGGGGGCGGAGGACACCCTCGGCTCTGCAAATCTGGTCACCCCCGAGCGCACGCTGGCCGCCGCATCATTGATCAAACAAGGCAAATCCATGCCGCTGGGTATTGCGATCGGGCCGAACACACCGGCATTTCCGCCCCGCTCGCTCAACCTGCAAATTGTACAGCCGAACCAGCAAGGTGGGCAAAAGCTGTCCGGCTTCGGCTATGAAGGCAATTACAATGATGACATCCTGCAAACCTGGATAGGGATCGGCTCGCAACTTGACGGATTAGGGCACCTTGGCGAAGGCGGGCATTACTACAACTGCCTCGACGAAAAAGAGATCAGCGCCATCACCGGTCTGACCAAGCTTGGTACACATGCCGTGCCGCCACTGGTCGGCCGTGCCGTAATCCTCGATATGGCAGCCAATGCGGGTGTCGACGTGATGCCCGCAGGAGCGCACTTTGGAGAGGCCGAGATCAAAGCCGCCGCTGAGGCACAGGGCGTGACCATGGGCGAAGGTGACATCATCCTGTTCCACACCGGCTGGACCGAAGGTATGATTGAAAGTGATCCGGCTGCATGGGGAAGCACAGAACCGGGCCTGAGCAACGAAGGCGCCGTCTACATTGCTTCGCTAAACCCGATGGCGGTTGGCGCGGACACTTGGGGTCTCGAACCGATCCCGCCTGCTCCGGGTGACAAAGTGTTCTATGGCCATGTTACCCTTCTGAAGGAAAACGGGATCTACATTCTGGAAACGATGAATGTAGGTCCGCTTTTGCGTGAAGGAGTGAACGAGTTTATGTTTGTTCTAGGCCAACCCCGCATCATAGGAACAGTACAGGCGATGATAAATCCGGTAGCACTCTATTAAACTGAATGGTTGCGGGGCCGTTGGCCCCGCCACGACGCCGGTGGCCGGACCTACGGTCCAGCTACCGGCAAATCAGATGTAAAAGCTCAGGCGCGCACAAGCTTTTCATAGCTCTCTGCGATGTCGCGCGTCAGAGCACCCACTTTGAAAGTGTATTCGCCAATCTGGCCTACAGGTGTGACTTCGGCCGCAGTTCCGGTGAGCCAGCATTCCTCGAAGCCCGCCAGCTCTTCTGGCATGATATGCCGTTCGTGAACGCTGATACCGCGATCGCGCAGCATTCCGATAACGGTCTGCCGTGTGATGCCATTAAGAAAACACTCGGGGTCAGGTGTGTGCACCTCACCATCCTTGACGAAAAAGATGTTTGCCCCGGTTGCTTCGGCCACATAACCGCGGTGATCATACATCATTGCGTCAGAGCATCCCTTTGCCTCAGCCGCATGCTTGGACATAGTGCAGATCATGTATAAACCCGCCGCCTTGGCGTGACAGGGGATCGTTTCGGGCGAGGGACGCTTCCATTTCGAGATGTCGAGCTTGGCGCCCTTCATCTTTGCGTCCCCGTAATACGCGCCCCACTCCCATACGGCGATGGCCATGCGGACCGGATTACGCGAAGAGGCCACGCCCATATCTTCACCCGCACCGCGCCACGCGATTGCGCGCACATATGCATCCTTAAGACCGGAGGCTTCCAGCACCTCGGCCTTGGCAGCCTCTATTTCGTCGATGGTGTAGGGGATAGTAAAATCAATCATTTCGGCAGAGCGCTTGAGCCGCTCCGAATGCTCCCGACTTTTGAAAATCTTTCCGTTGTATGCTCGTTCCCCCTCGAATACCGACGAGGCATAATGCATCGCATGCGTCAGGATGTGTACATTGGCGTCGCGCCACGGCACCAATTTGCCATCCATCCAGATGTGCCCGTCTCGATCATCATATCCACCAGCCATAGTTATCCCCTTAAACCCTGTTTGCATATATTGCGTAAAATGCCGGTTGACAGACATATAGTTACGCAAAACTTGCCGCTGCCTAGCCTTTCGGGGTTGGAATGTCAACAACACTGACATAATGTGACCGATGGAAACAACCGCAGGAGACCTCCATGGACAGGCGCACATCCAGCCCCTCAAGCGGCGAGGCCCTGCTGTTTCTGACCGACGAACAACTGCGTCAGGGTATCGAGGCAATGTTCTTTGCCTATCGGGGTTTCACTGCAGATCCAGACCGCATTCTTGCCGATATGGCCTATGGGCGCGCCCATCACCGCGCCATCCATTTTATCGGGCGGGCGCCAAGCACTACCGTTAACAACCTGCTGAATATCCTTGGCGTTACAAAACAATCGCTGAACCGTGTATTGCGCACGCTGATTGCGGATGGTCTGGTAGAAAGCAAGGTTGGCCGCGTGGACAAACGCGAGCGGCACCTGAATCTGACACAGGCAGGACGCACATTGGAACAGACACTCTCGGATGCACAACGTGCCCGCATGCGCGCCGCCTTTCGCGATGCAGGACCCGACGCCGTTGCAGGCTTTCGCACTGTCCTCGAAGCGATGATGGACATCGAAATGCGCTCTGCATACGGCCGCTTGAAAGACAGCACGTCATGAGTACACCTGATGCGCACCTACTGATTGTCGATGATGACGAACG encodes the following:
- a CDS encoding glutathione S-transferase; translated protein: MKLFYAPTSPYVRKVMILLEETGQRDDVELINVATTPLASDASLLAKNPLAKVPALERPDGPTLYDSRVITAYLDARGGDRLYPGGARRWDTLTLEATADGILDAAILMVYETRLRPEEKRMPEWVDGQWDKVARSISALNTRWMSHLNGPLDMGQIAVGCALGYIDFRHDTRNWRTGNDGLAAWYKEFESRPWMKSTVPPAA
- a CDS encoding FMN-binding negative transcriptional regulator, with amino-acid sequence MHPNPVFRDIGSAQNIAFARNRGFGVLVVNGEGGPHISHIPFLLNDDGTAAELHLVRSNPIVRIGEGVHQATLLVSGPDSYVSPDWYGVAEQVPTWNYIAVHLTGKLEQLPQEVMHEMLDRQTAAYEAQLLPKTPWTTAKMSPEVLDRMMRMIVPFRFTLTAVDGTWKLGQNKPDKARKSAAQEMVAGGIGSEVETLAAMMRDLDHG
- a CDS encoding 6,7-dimethyl-8-ribityllumazine synthase; this encodes MSDTPARFAFVKAQWHADIVDRAYDGFAEGVPNEQVDVFDVPGAFEMPLKAQQLAKSGKYDAIICAAFVVDGGIYRHDFVAAAVVDGLMRVGLDTGVPVLSVSLTPHHYQETDHHNTIYRAHFVEKGREAARAALAITART
- a CDS encoding thiamine ABC transporter ATP-binding protein, encoding MLRLEDALIAQGDFLLRADLTLEAGRKYAVIGPSGAGKSTLLAALCGFVPLTSGRMLFEGEDITDAAPGARAMTMLFQDNNLFPHLSVAQNVGLGMRPDLRLTAEQRQVVETALERVELAQFAGVKPGLLSGGQQSRVALARVLVQAQPLVLLDEPFAALGPALRNEMLDLVQEMVMQTGAAMVMVTHAPEDVRRIADEVIFVEGGRANSPRPVADLMDNPPPELRAYLG
- a CDS encoding thiamine/thiamine pyrophosphate ABC transporter permease ThiP, which encodes MAQSAVAVTGASISPKSGFSAALIVLSLILLALAAVASRAELGVGLGPSDWAAVRFTVVQAACSSILSCILAVPVARALARRRFVGRGVLVTLLGAPFILPVIVAVLGLLAVFGRNGWVNAGLEGLGLPTVSIYGLQGVVLAHVFFNMPLATRLLLQGWQGIPAERFRLVAQLRLSPRAVFRAVEMPMLMQVVPGALALVFVMCLTSFAVALTLGGGPRATTIELAIYQAFRFDFNLGRAALLSLVQLVLAGSIAMIALWLVPRVRVGGGLDRIMPRWDARGGAQRAGDAVVIFLAALFLMLPLLALVWRGLLGLPQMPVAVYSSAGTSIAVALASIALLLFLALPMAGWIAGRRGVGVEAVGLLGLSASPLMIGTGWFIMINPYADPFDFALPVTVLVNAMMALPFALRILVPPMRDTVAQYGRLSAMLGIRGWRLWRVLLLPRLRAQIGFAAGLTGALSMGDLGVIALFADPERVTLPLQMVRLMGAYRMDAAAGAALILLALSLGIFWICDKAGRWHAEA
- the thiB gene encoding thiamine ABC transporter substrate binding subunit, encoding MKYLTFATATLAATAALAETPELVVYTYDSFVSEWGPGPAIEKAFEETCGCDLKLVGLGDGAALLARLKLEGERSDADVVMGLDTSLIAAAKETGLFAETAVEAEYTLPIAWADPVFAAYDWGYFAFVHNKDLIPPANFTALGESDLKIVIQDPRSSTPGLGLLMWVKAAYGDDAPAIWDGLADNVVTVTKGWSEAYGLFLEGEADMVLSYTTSPAYHLIAEQDDGKAAAAFDEGHYMQIEVAGKLAGTDQPELADLFLNFMVGEAAQTILPTTNWMYPAVTPAGGLPEGFETLIVPAKALLTPVDEVPAVREEALAEWLKALSQ
- the aroC gene encoding chorismate synthase, giving the protein MSMNSFGHLFRVTTWGESHGPALGATVDGCPPGVEVTPEMIQHWLDKRKPGQNKYTTQRREADEVRILSGTFEGVTTGTPIQLMIENTDQRSKDYGDIKDKFRPGHADITYFQKYGVRDYRGGGRSSARETASRVAAGGLAREAIKAIAPNVQITGYMVQMGPNKINRDAFDWDQIAQNPFWVPDAQAATDWSAYLDDLRKSGSSVGAIIEVTARGVPAGIGAPVYAKLDTDLAAAMMSINAVKGVEIGEGMSAAMLTGELNADEIFMGDDGQPRYSSNHSGGILGGISTGQDIVVRFAVKPTSSILTTRKTITKQGEETEIITKGRHDPCVGIRAVPVGEAMMACVILDHLLLHRGQIGTNRGHIG
- a CDS encoding DM13 domain-containing protein, which encodes MDVEKDGAYVRGTSVGALNSVKGDQSFIVPALVNVDGLNEIYIWWDQFAVPLGVALLK
- a CDS encoding DMT family transporter; this encodes MAQNMTANRPGTAITLRLCSLFLFMVMAALIKSASETVPPPQAVFFRSVFAFPVIILWLWQQHDLRTGLIPQNFVGHVWRGIFGTTAMALTFGGLGLLPLPEVTAIGYATPMFTVLFAAVLLGERVRLFRLSAVALGLIGVLIVLAPRLSLEADAVTRTATISALMVLAASVLRALVQIHVRKLVQTEHTAAIVFYFSLTATCLSLLTYPLGELTGWSALDWITPTWQVAGLMVAAGMIGGIAQILVTSSLRFGAASMLAPFDYSSMIFASLIGWAVFGELPTVAILTGAALVIAGGVLIIWRERQLGLDRSKSKANVPPQGTPE
- the cobO gene encoding cob(I)yrinic acid a,c-diamide adenosyltransferase codes for the protein MTDTTDHKTKMQERQTEQRKRVSELKDPEKGLVLVHTGAGKGKSSSAFGVIVRALGWKQKVGVVQFIKGKWKTGERQFFDRLGEVTWHTMGEGFTWDTQDKDRDIAAAQAAFAKGREMMESGEYDLIVMDEINIAMRYDYLSVADVLAGLEARDKRTGVILTGRDAKPELCDYADLVTEMTEVKHPFKAGIKAQRGVDY
- a CDS encoding cyclase family protein, yielding MTFTKLTALCVGLTLGAGAAFADCTSTSQWGAEDTLGSANLVTPERTLAAASLIKQGKSMPLGIAIGPNTPAFPPRSLNLQIVQPNQQGGQKLSGFGYEGNYNDDILQTWIGIGSQLDGLGHLGEGGHYYNCLDEKEISAITGLTKLGTHAVPPLVGRAVILDMAANAGVDVMPAGAHFGEAEIKAAAEAQGVTMGEGDIILFHTGWTEGMIESDPAAWGSTEPGLSNEGAVYIASLNPMAVGADTWGLEPIPPAPGDKVFYGHVTLLKENGIYILETMNVGPLLREGVNEFMFVLGQPRIIGTVQAMINPVALY
- a CDS encoding branched-chain amino acid aminotransferase, whose translation is MAGGYDDRDGHIWMDGKLVPWRDANVHILTHAMHYASSVFEGERAYNGKIFKSREHSERLKRSAEMIDFTIPYTIDEIEAAKAEVLEASGLKDAYVRAIAWRGAGEDMGVASSRNPVRMAIAVWEWGAYYGDAKMKGAKLDISKWKRPSPETIPCHAKAAGLYMICTMSKHAAEAKGCSDAMMYDHRGYVAEATGANIFFVKDGEVHTPDPECFLNGITRQTVIGMLRDRGISVHERHIMPEELAGFEECWLTGTAAEVTPVGQIGEYTFKVGALTRDIAESYEKLVRA